In Vibrio hippocampi, the following are encoded in one genomic region:
- a CDS encoding DUF3820 family protein — MFQKQHLVKLATMTMPFGKYAGRVLIDLPEEYLLWFDKKGWPNGELGELLKLCLALKIEGLDSVVKPLKRI, encoded by the coding sequence ATGTTTCAAAAACAACACCTAGTTAAATTAGCCACCATGACCATGCCGTTTGGCAAATACGCGGGCAGAGTCTTGATTGACTTGCCGGAAGAGTATCTACTGTGGTTTGATAAAAAAGGCTGGCCCAACGGTGAATTGGGTGAGTTATTAAAACTTTGCCTAGCACTGAAAATCGAAGGGTTAGATAGCGTGGTTAAGCCTTTAAAGCGAATATAA
- the creD gene encoding cell envelope integrity protein CreD — MKNILNNQLGMKFAFVLFLFVLLQVPLSMVSELISERSYRQDEVRNDIARSSSGEQRIIGPFIMVNYTETSYLDDELQIKERRKFLLPSTFDMSAHLDSFEKYRGIYRARLYKAQVALKGAFDADDLASLQDVDIDSISLVVGIKDSRGLIRLDDMVFASSDIEVMPGTGLEQLPQGFHSPLKLTDLNKEQPLTFDINFLLQGLGQLQVTPIGGQTTVELSSAWAHPSFIGDYLPVSSDISEDGFKAQWVSNNFSTNINQLFQSCLSSNNVCRKLEQRQMGVDLIDPVDHYLKSHRAVNYSLLVITLVFASFFLLELFQARPVHPVQYGFIGLALALFYLLLISMSEHLGFNWAYVVSAVASTSLLSVYVSGMLNNVKHGAIFGACLLTLYGLLFGLLQAENYALVMGALLCFAILSFTMVITRNVDWYAYARDLKTEETIKVTHEDA; from the coding sequence ATGAAAAATATCCTCAATAACCAACTCGGGATGAAGTTCGCCTTCGTACTGTTTTTGTTTGTCTTACTGCAAGTCCCGCTTTCAATGGTCAGTGAGCTGATCTCAGAACGCTCGTATCGCCAAGATGAAGTTAGGAATGACATTGCACGAAGCAGCAGCGGTGAACAGCGTATTATTGGACCTTTCATAATGGTCAACTATACGGAGACCAGTTATCTAGATGACGAACTACAGATTAAAGAGCGTCGCAAATTCCTTTTACCCAGCACTTTCGATATGAGCGCTCATCTGGACAGTTTTGAAAAGTATCGTGGCATTTACCGTGCGCGTTTATACAAGGCGCAAGTGGCGCTAAAAGGTGCTTTCGATGCCGATGATTTAGCGTCGCTACAGGATGTCGATATTGATAGCATTAGCCTAGTGGTCGGTATTAAAGATAGCCGCGGATTGATTCGTCTCGATGATATGGTGTTCGCGAGCTCTGACATCGAAGTTATGCCAGGAACCGGTCTAGAACAACTACCACAGGGTTTCCACAGCCCGTTGAAACTAACCGATTTAAACAAAGAGCAGCCTCTGACATTCGATATTAACTTCCTACTGCAAGGCTTGGGGCAGCTACAAGTGACACCCATTGGGGGCCAAACCACGGTTGAGCTATCTTCAGCATGGGCACATCCAAGCTTTATCGGTGACTACTTACCCGTGTCGTCAGATATATCAGAGGATGGCTTTAAAGCGCAGTGGGTGAGCAATAACTTCTCGACCAATATCAACCAACTATTCCAAAGCTGTTTGTCCTCCAACAACGTCTGTCGTAAGCTAGAACAGCGACAAATGGGAGTGGATTTGATTGACCCAGTTGACCACTATCTGAAGTCTCACCGTGCGGTGAATTACTCACTGCTGGTTATCACGCTCGTGTTTGCCAGCTTCTTTTTACTGGAGCTGTTCCAAGCGCGCCCCGTTCACCCTGTGCAGTACGGCTTTATTGGTTTGGCGTTGGCGCTTTTCTATCTACTGCTGATTTCGATGAGTGAGCATCTAGGATTCAACTGGGCGTACGTGGTGTCAGCGGTGGCTTCCACCAGCCTTTTGAGTGTATACGTGAGTGGTATGTTGAATAACGTTAAGCATGGCGCGATATTTGGAGCATGCTTGCTGACCCTTTACGGCTTGTTGTTTGGTTTGCTGCAAGCAGAGAACTACGCGCTAGTGATGGGAGCATTGCTGTGCTTCGCGATTTTGAGTTTTACTATGGTGATCACGCGTAATGTTGACTGGTATGCCTATGCCCGCGACTTGAAAACAGAAGAAACCATAAAGGTGACTCATGAAGACGCTTAA
- a CDS encoding electron transport complex subunit E has protein sequence MKQESSLELVYSGLWKNNIVLTQLLALCPLLAVTNSATNGVGLGLASTAVMLMSNILASCAKRWVSRAIRIPINILIIATLVTLTDVFMHAYLAQLHQVLGLFIPLIVTNCAILGRVESFASRHSVFKSAVDGLAMGVGFTWVLVVLGGIREILGSGTLFENAPLLLGSHFAFLEVTVIEQYQGVLVAILPPGGFLVLGGMLAAKQKLELYLQSRDKVQKGVIYES, from the coding sequence ATGAAACAAGAGTCATCACTTGAACTTGTCTACAGCGGTTTATGGAAGAACAATATCGTTTTAACGCAATTGCTTGCGCTCTGTCCTCTACTCGCCGTTACCAACAGTGCCACGAATGGTGTCGGGCTTGGTCTTGCGTCCACAGCGGTCATGTTGATGTCGAACATTTTAGCGTCGTGTGCAAAGCGTTGGGTGAGTCGTGCGATTCGTATTCCTATTAATATCCTTATTATCGCCACTTTGGTGACCTTAACCGATGTATTTATGCACGCTTATTTAGCGCAACTGCATCAGGTGCTCGGGCTGTTTATTCCATTGATCGTGACCAACTGCGCCATTCTTGGTCGAGTAGAATCTTTTGCTAGTCGTCACTCGGTGTTCAAGTCGGCGGTGGATGGCTTGGCCATGGGCGTCGGATTTACTTGGGTGTTAGTCGTGTTGGGCGGGATAAGGGAAATACTGGGTTCGGGTACGTTATTTGAAAATGCGCCACTTCTTTTAGGTTCCCATTTTGCGTTCCTTGAGGTAACGGTGATTGAGCAGTATCAAGGCGTTCTGGTTGCCATTCTGCCTCCGGGGGGATTTTTGGTGCTGGGAGGGATGCTTGCGGCAAAACAGAAACTCGAACTCTATTTGCAGTCCAGAGATAAGGTTCAAAAGGGGGTGATTTATGAAAGCTAG
- a CDS encoding response regulator, whose product MTDQSTVLIIEDEPAIAENLIHVLETDGYHVAWFATAGEGLIFLQNNSAALLVLDVGLPDGNGFELCKTIREFSDIPIIFLTARSDEIDRVVGLEIGADDYVIKPFSPREMLARIKLRIKAKAPMAEPKLVPDTTSEQAQPSHDLVATNFDYGVAGQMLGLTAVEFKILDKLISVSSNVLSREQLMIAADMAPEAAYERNIDTHIKAIRHKLKSFGMSERICTKRGFGYFYCIKSE is encoded by the coding sequence TTGACCGACCAATCGACAGTCCTCATTATTGAGGATGAACCTGCCATTGCAGAAAACCTGATTCATGTATTAGAGACGGACGGCTACCACGTGGCGTGGTTTGCAACGGCAGGAGAAGGCTTGATTTTTTTGCAGAATAATTCTGCGGCTTTGCTTGTGTTGGATGTCGGTTTACCTGATGGCAACGGTTTTGAACTGTGCAAAACCATCCGCGAATTTTCTGATATTCCGATTATCTTTCTAACCGCCAGAAGCGATGAAATCGACCGTGTAGTGGGTTTGGAGATTGGTGCGGATGATTACGTGATCAAGCCATTTAGTCCTCGCGAAATGCTGGCTCGTATCAAGCTTCGAATCAAAGCTAAAGCGCCGATGGCAGAACCAAAGTTAGTGCCAGATACAACCTCTGAACAAGCTCAACCTAGCCATGATCTAGTCGCAACGAACTTTGATTATGGTGTCGCTGGTCAAATGCTCGGGCTAACCGCCGTCGAATTCAAGATCCTCGATAAGCTGATTTCTGTTTCTTCAAACGTATTGAGCCGAGAGCAATTGATGATTGCCGCGGACATGGCACCAGAAGCCGCGTACGAGCGCAATATTGATACCCACATCAAAGCCATTCGCCATAAGTTGAAGTCGTTCGGTATGTCCGAACGAATCTGTACCAAACGCGGCTTTGGTTACTTCTACTGTATTAAGAGTGAATGA
- a CDS encoding DUF4062 domain-containing protein: MEVKHQVFVSSTYRDLVEERKEVIHALLELDCIPAGMELFPATDEDAWSLITEIIDGCDYYILILAGKYGSTNSDGVGYTEMEFDYAVATGKPVICFVHENIGDLSSSKVESSEVGKERLEKFRSKAQLKHCKFWTSPHDLGGKVSRSLIQLKKKHPSDGWVPGRYAADQNMLSEMERLRSRVIELESLANENSAPKDFDELIGGEDEYKIAWNLFVDSEGNSENINLSATWDRIFSYCGTALVGECTSQDLAQKIRLVYFHAIPKEYRDFNKFERIVLYKNCEDQICVQLQALGLMTTGDKKRSVSDTNTYWKLTPFGEKYLIKVRALRRSSSR, translated from the coding sequence ATGGAAGTTAAACACCAAGTCTTCGTTTCTTCCACATATAGAGACTTAGTTGAAGAGCGTAAGGAGGTTATTCATGCTTTACTAGAGCTTGATTGTATTCCGGCTGGTATGGAGTTATTCCCAGCTACCGATGAAGACGCTTGGTCACTTATAACCGAAATAATTGATGGATGTGATTATTACATTTTGATCCTCGCAGGTAAGTATGGTTCCACGAATAGTGATGGTGTCGGATATACAGAAATGGAGTTTGATTATGCAGTCGCTACGGGAAAGCCAGTAATTTGCTTTGTCCATGAAAATATTGGTGACTTGTCATCGAGCAAAGTAGAGAGTTCAGAAGTTGGTAAAGAACGATTGGAAAAGTTTAGATCTAAAGCTCAGTTGAAACACTGTAAATTTTGGACAAGCCCCCATGACCTTGGCGGCAAAGTTTCGAGAAGCTTAATCCAATTAAAAAAGAAACATCCATCAGACGGCTGGGTTCCAGGAAGGTACGCTGCAGATCAAAATATGCTGTCAGAGATGGAGCGTTTGCGCTCAAGAGTGATAGAACTCGAGTCGTTAGCCAACGAAAATTCAGCCCCAAAAGATTTTGATGAACTTATTGGGGGGGAAGACGAATATAAAATCGCTTGGAACTTGTTCGTAGATAGTGAGGGAAATAGCGAAAATATCAATTTATCAGCAACATGGGATAGGATATTTTCTTATTGTGGTACAGCATTAGTCGGTGAATGTACGTCTCAAGATTTAGCTCAAAAAATAAGGCTTGTTTATTTTCATGCAATCCCTAAAGAATATCGAGATTTCAACAAATTTGAACGCATTGTTTTATACAAAAACTGTGAAGATCAGATTTGTGTACAGTTACAGGCTCTGGGGCTTATGACTACCGGCGATAAGAAGAGATCGGTGTCGGATACCAACACGTATTGGAAACTTACCCCTTTTGGAGAAAAGTATTTAATTAAGGTAAGGGCTCTAAGAAGGAGCTCTAGTCGTTAA
- a CDS encoding DUF1456 family protein, which produces MTNNEILRRIQHALNLKNAQIMKAFEQVEVTVAHDKVANWLKDESDKSCVKMKDQELAVFLNGFINLKRGKKDGEQPKAEVALTNNMILMKLRIALDMKAEEVLDVLEVVGISLSKYEIGAYFRKPNNKNYKQCEDQLLCDFLNGVQFTNRPDSEEFTG; this is translated from the coding sequence GTGACTAACAACGAAATTTTACGTCGTATCCAACACGCGTTAAACCTTAAAAACGCACAGATAATGAAAGCTTTCGAGCAGGTCGAAGTCACTGTGGCTCACGATAAAGTGGCAAACTGGTTAAAAGATGAAAGCGACAAATCTTGCGTTAAGATGAAGGATCAAGAGTTAGCGGTATTCTTAAATGGCTTTATTAACCTCAAGCGAGGCAAAAAAGACGGCGAGCAACCTAAGGCAGAAGTCGCGTTGACCAACAACATGATTCTCATGAAGCTGCGCATTGCGCTAGACATGAAAGCAGAAGAAGTGTTGGATGTATTAGAAGTGGTTGGTATTAGTTTAAGTAAATACGAAATTGGTGCGTATTTCCGCAAGCCAAACAACAAAAACTACAAACAGTGTGAAGACCAACTGCTGTGCGACTTCTTAAATGGTGTGCAGTTTACCAATCGTCCCGATTCTGAAGAGTTTACTGGGTAA
- a CDS encoding polysaccharide lyase family 7 protein — protein sequence MKLKVLAGSILLSLPMVALADVANNGVDYPVPADKFDMRNWKITIPSDINEDGKVDEIEGVAMMSYSHKDFFFLNKDGHLVFEVHNKAITTKNSKNARSELRQMPRGANFDNILTDGKLNQWALSSHPQADEYSAVGGLLEATLKVDHVSMNAKFPEKYPAHSVVVGQIHAKKHNDQIKAETGYGHGNEPIKIFYKKFPNHDTGSVFWNYERNLAKNDPNRIDISYPVFGNTWDNLEDPGKAGIKLGEEFSYRIEVKGTMMHLTFDTARHDTVTYEIDLSKGIDDKDHPTGYAADDFYFKAGAYGQCSVQDSHPVWGPGCAGTGDFAKDKATGDYNSVTFSALKLNGK from the coding sequence ATGAAACTTAAAGTACTAGCAGGTTCAATCCTACTGTCTCTTCCTATGGTTGCTCTAGCGGATGTGGCTAACAATGGTGTGGACTATCCAGTTCCTGCTGACAAGTTTGATATGCGTAACTGGAAAATCACTATCCCATCAGACATCAATGAAGATGGAAAAGTAGATGAGATTGAAGGGGTAGCAATGATGAGCTACTCGCATAAAGACTTCTTCTTTCTAAATAAAGACGGCCATCTTGTGTTTGAAGTACACAACAAAGCGATTACCACTAAAAACTCTAAAAATGCTCGTTCTGAACTTCGCCAGATGCCGCGTGGTGCCAACTTCGATAATATCTTAACTGATGGAAAACTAAATCAATGGGCACTTTCGAGCCACCCACAAGCTGATGAATACAGCGCTGTTGGCGGTCTTTTGGAAGCGACTCTTAAAGTTGATCACGTTTCTATGAACGCTAAGTTCCCTGAAAAGTACCCTGCTCACTCTGTTGTTGTTGGTCAAATCCATGCTAAAAAGCACAATGACCAGATCAAAGCTGAAACAGGTTACGGTCATGGCAATGAGCCAATCAAGATTTTCTATAAGAAGTTTCCTAATCACGACACAGGATCGGTTTTCTGGAACTATGAGCGTAACTTAGCGAAAAACGATCCAAATCGTATTGATATCTCCTATCCTGTTTTTGGCAACACGTGGGATAACTTAGAAGACCCAGGTAAAGCTGGCATCAAGCTAGGTGAAGAGTTTAGCTACCGTATTGAAGTCAAAGGTACGATGATGCACCTCACATTTGATACAGCTCGCCACGACACTGTTACTTATGAGATCGACTTAAGCAAGGGTATCGATGACAAAGACCACCCAACTGGTTACGCAGCAGACGACTTTTATTTCAAAGCCGGCGCTTACGGTCAATGTAGTGTTCAAGATTCGCATCCTGTATGGGGTCCTGGCTGTGCAGGTACCGGTGATTTCGCAAAAGATAAAGCAACAGGTGACTACAACAGTGTTACCTTTAGCGCACTTAAGCTAAACGGTAAGTAA
- a CDS encoding DUF2809 domain-containing protein, translated as MKTLKQPNFSRQQSAGIDEKSGIALRFSAIHGLKSLVCFIVLVVIALYVRDSFIRPTFGDVLVVVWLYYLLASFLSMPVKWLVLLVVLIAFFVEIGQLLQVTTWLGIEPSSPLAVILGATFDWKDLLAYCVGGGLCWWMETK; from the coding sequence ATGAAGACGCTTAAACAACCTAATTTTTCTCGTCAGCAAAGTGCTGGGATTGATGAGAAGTCCGGTATCGCCCTTCGTTTTTCAGCGATACATGGGCTCAAAAGCCTCGTGTGCTTTATCGTTCTAGTCGTTATCGCGCTTTACGTTCGAGATAGCTTTATTCGTCCGACCTTCGGTGATGTTTTAGTTGTGGTTTGGCTTTACTACTTGCTGGCGAGTTTCCTATCAATGCCCGTCAAATGGTTGGTTTTGCTGGTGGTGTTAATTGCGTTTTTTGTTGAAATTGGACAACTATTGCAAGTGACGACTTGGCTCGGTATCGAGCCATCATCGCCTTTAGCCGTGATTTTAGGCGCCACGTTTGATTGGAAAGATTTGCTTGCTTATTGCGTTGGGGGAGGATTGTGTTGGTGGATGGAGACGAAGTGA
- a CDS encoding AbrB/MazE/SpoVT family DNA-binding domain-containing protein, which translates to MRTQVRKIGNSLGNIIPAAFIKQLGLVEGADIDVKTDGGKIIIEPIKRQTKRFPFSEKELLKGLDSHTAHADELATVSAKELGE; encoded by the coding sequence ATGCGCACTCAAGTACGAAAGATTGGTAATAGCCTTGGCAATATCATTCCCGCCGCTTTTATCAAGCAGCTTGGCTTGGTCGAAGGTGCTGACATTGACGTTAAAACCGATGGTGGAAAAATCATTATTGAACCCATTAAGCGTCAAACGAAACGTTTTCCATTTAGCGAAAAAGAGTTACTGAAAGGTCTAGACTCACACACGGCTCATGCTGATGAACTGGCGACAGTGTCCGCTAAGGAGTTAGGTGAGTAA
- the creC gene encoding two-component system sensor histidine kinase CreC: MNRWPKISLGLRLFFLYFILVGMTAYMVSKTVIQELKPTVRQTTEETLVDMANLLAVLAEEDVANGKLSESRFSQLLATYGQRAPQARIWEVGKKAINHRIYITDKLGIVIADSWQQDVGKDYSQWNDVYLTLRGQYGARTTIEDPKDPLSTVMHVAAPIYHKGGIIGSVTVAKSNRSVQPFIDLSKRNVLFGMVWMSGLVLLVGALFAWRIHSALNRLEDYATKMGEGEKVSKPTFRIFYEYGTLSDALEKMRNQLDGKQYVEEYVQTLTHELKSPLSAIKGASEILQMPLPEDKVTRFASNIERESDRMQSLVDKLLELARIEKRLELEQVQPISLKQMVSEVVASADARLSAKLVTVSIKIDENIAVLGDTFLLKQAVFNLMDNALDFVYSEGGIEWSTDISKQNVRLSIFNSGPHIPDYAMPRLTERFYSLARENGVKSTGLGLNFVEQVTKLHQGTLQVENVESGVKVTLTLPTL; encoded by the coding sequence ATGAATCGCTGGCCGAAGATCTCACTGGGGTTAAGACTGTTTTTCCTCTACTTTATCCTAGTAGGAATGACGGCTTATATGGTGAGTAAAACCGTTATCCAAGAGCTCAAGCCGACAGTGCGCCAAACCACGGAAGAGACGCTAGTCGATATGGCGAACTTGCTTGCGGTATTAGCAGAAGAAGACGTCGCCAATGGAAAGTTATCAGAAAGTCGTTTTTCTCAACTATTAGCGACTTACGGGCAACGAGCGCCACAAGCGCGCATTTGGGAAGTTGGTAAAAAAGCAATTAACCATCGAATTTATATCACGGACAAACTCGGCATTGTGATTGCGGATTCTTGGCAGCAAGACGTCGGCAAAGATTACTCACAATGGAACGATGTATATCTCACGCTTCGTGGTCAATATGGTGCACGCACTACCATCGAAGACCCGAAAGATCCCCTTTCAACCGTCATGCATGTTGCCGCGCCGATCTATCATAAGGGTGGGATTATTGGCAGCGTGACGGTGGCAAAATCCAATCGTTCTGTGCAGCCGTTTATCGACCTTTCTAAACGCAATGTGCTGTTTGGGATGGTGTGGATGAGTGGTTTGGTGCTACTAGTCGGTGCGTTGTTTGCTTGGCGAATTCATTCGGCGTTGAACAGACTGGAAGACTACGCGACCAAAATGGGCGAGGGCGAAAAGGTGTCTAAACCGACGTTTCGTATCTTTTACGAGTACGGCACACTAAGCGATGCGTTAGAGAAAATGCGCAATCAACTGGATGGTAAGCAGTATGTAGAAGAGTATGTTCAGACCTTGACCCATGAGTTAAAAAGCCCACTGTCAGCGATTAAAGGTGCGAGCGAAATATTGCAGATGCCGTTGCCTGAAGACAAGGTCACTCGCTTTGCAAGCAATATTGAGCGTGAAAGCGATCGCATGCAGTCGCTGGTTGATAAGTTGCTTGAACTTGCTCGTATTGAAAAGCGACTGGAGCTAGAGCAAGTTCAGCCGATTTCACTAAAACAAATGGTGAGTGAAGTCGTTGCTTCGGCGGATGCGCGTTTGAGTGCTAAGTTAGTCACTGTGAGCATTAAGATTGATGAAAATATCGCCGTGCTGGGCGACACATTCTTACTTAAACAAGCGGTCTTTAACTTGATGGACAATGCGCTGGATTTCGTTTACTCGGAAGGTGGTATTGAGTGGAGCACTGACATCTCGAAACAAAACGTACGCTTATCAATTTTCAACTCAGGTCCTCATATTCCAGACTACGCAATGCCTCGTTTAACGGAACGTTTCTATTCGCTCGCTCGTGAGAATGGCGTTAAGAGTACAGGGTTAGGACTTAACTTTGTCGAGCAAGTTACCAAGTTGCATCAAGGCACGTTGCAAGTGGAAAACGTTGAATCCGGCGTGAAAGTGACTCTGACTTTACCAACTCTATAG
- a CDS encoding flavodoxin codes for MAKVGIFFGTDTGSTRKVAKLIAQKLGDSADKPLNVNRIDDSALLAYDYLILGTPTLGSGLLPGLEADCELKSWAEFLEQYDDLDLSGKKVALFGMGDQVGYPDEFVDGLGELFDYVEDCGAELFGRWPNVGYEFNESAALDGDEFVGLVVDKDNQASLTDERVSHWVEQVIAEFGL; via the coding sequence ATGGCAAAAGTAGGAATCTTTTTTGGTACCGATACAGGCAGTACACGCAAAGTGGCGAAACTTATCGCGCAAAAACTGGGTGATAGCGCGGATAAGCCATTGAATGTCAATCGTATTGATGACAGTGCGTTGCTCGCATACGACTATCTTATTTTGGGCACGCCAACATTAGGCTCAGGACTATTACCGGGCTTAGAGGCGGATTGCGAGCTGAAAAGTTGGGCAGAGTTTTTAGAGCAATACGATGATCTGGATCTATCGGGTAAAAAGGTAGCGCTGTTCGGAATGGGCGATCAAGTCGGCTATCCGGATGAGTTTGTCGATGGATTAGGTGAACTGTTTGATTATGTCGAAGATTGTGGTGCGGAGCTATTTGGTCGTTGGCCAAATGTCGGCTACGAGTTCAATGAATCCGCCGCGTTAGATGGGGACGAGTTTGTGGGCTTGGTCGTGGATAAAGATAATCAAGCGAGTTTAACGGACGAGCGTGTCAGCCATTGGGTCGAGCAGGTTATCGCCGAGTTTGGTCTTTAG
- a CDS encoding TerC/Alx family metal homeostasis membrane protein yields the protein MTPSMYISFFVLTLLMVALDIYQTRGGNITIRKAAVWSVFWFLSAFLFAGTIFLFWDFYAPTSEYTPLKATISFLTGYLLEKSLSVDNLFVFAIIFHQYTVPKHLRPRALLWGVIGALVLRALMITVGVQLLEQFHWVMYLFAAFLIWTGVQLARESDDGEEEISPLPERLIRRMVPISDEFRGNSLSVVENGKRIFTPMLVVIGVIAFMDIMFALDSIPAIFAVTREPFLVLAANVFALLGLRSLYFVLEGMLNRFVYLKPALSFIMIFIGIKMALVGTAWEIPTWVSLTTILMTMTVATVASIYKERRQAVTSVSEDV from the coding sequence ATGACCCCGTCAATGTATATTTCATTCTTTGTCTTAACGCTGCTAATGGTCGCTTTAGACATCTATCAAACCCGTGGTGGGAATATCACCATTCGTAAAGCCGCTGTTTGGAGTGTTTTTTGGTTTCTGTCAGCTTTTCTATTTGCGGGTACCATTTTTCTGTTCTGGGATTTCTACGCACCAACTAGCGAATATACGCCTCTTAAGGCGACCATATCGTTTTTAACAGGCTACTTATTAGAGAAGTCACTCAGTGTCGATAATCTCTTCGTGTTTGCGATTATCTTCCATCAATACACCGTTCCTAAGCACCTTAGACCAAGAGCGTTACTGTGGGGCGTTATCGGTGCATTGGTACTGCGTGCGCTCATGATTACGGTCGGGGTACAATTGTTAGAACAGTTCCACTGGGTGATGTACCTGTTTGCCGCTTTCCTTATCTGGACTGGTGTTCAGTTGGCGCGTGAAAGTGATGATGGGGAAGAGGAGATCAGCCCTCTGCCTGAACGTTTGATTAGGAGAATGGTGCCGATTTCGGACGAGTTCCGTGGCAACAGCCTGTCTGTGGTTGAAAATGGCAAGCGCATCTTTACACCGATGTTGGTGGTGATTGGTGTGATTGCGTTTATGGATATTATGTTTGCCTTGGATTCTATCCCAGCGATTTTTGCAGTAACACGAGAGCCTTTCTTAGTGTTAGCCGCTAACGTGTTTGCACTGTTAGGCTTACGGTCACTCTATTTTGTGCTTGAGGGTATGCTGAATCGGTTTGTTTATCTTAAGCCGGCACTGTCATTTATTATGATTTTTATTGGTATCAAGATGGCATTGGTGGGCACCGCTTGGGAAATCCCAACTTGGGTGTCGCTGACAACCATTTTGATGACGATGACGGTCGCAACGGTCGCGTCGATTTATAAAGAGCGTCGTCAGGCAGTAACAAGCGTATCTGAAGACGTTTAA
- a CDS encoding cytochrome P450 codes for MYRKEFESAVDRTKGFGLNCSTVTYQEGRLLTPELMSGFAQAFQEHIGEPDVEDVVAQCLSFHFRLLEPMSKIVGMPCQFTIGYVETNERLMFHQTEESLLNILNNGIDGSTLNIHAWLTLPTMEIIDLSLPTSYAVINNHKEGIGGVIAQHPDELTGGMKYHPMLIGEDFLIKSGAMTGFRI; via the coding sequence ATGTATAGAAAAGAATTTGAAAGTGCAGTAGATAGAACGAAAGGGTTTGGACTGAACTGTTCGACTGTGACTTACCAAGAAGGTCGACTGTTAACTCCTGAATTGATGAGTGGTTTTGCACAAGCATTTCAGGAACATATTGGTGAACCTGATGTTGAGGATGTTGTTGCGCAATGTTTGTCTTTCCATTTCAGACTGTTAGAACCGATGAGCAAGATAGTGGGTATGCCGTGCCAGTTTACTATTGGTTATGTTGAAACTAACGAAAGGCTAATGTTCCATCAAACCGAAGAGAGTTTGTTGAATATCCTGAATAATGGAATCGACGGTTCAACTTTAAATATCCATGCTTGGTTGACTCTACCTACCATGGAAATAATCGATCTTTCACTTCCTACTAGCTATGCAGTGATTAACAATCACAAAGAAGGTATTGGTGGAGTTATAGCCCAACACCCAGATGAGCTAACTGGAGGAATGAAGTATCACCCAATGTTAATTGGTGAGGATTTCCTAATAAAGTCGGGTGCGATGACTGGGTTCCGAATTTAA
- a CDS encoding type II toxin-antitoxin system PemK/MazF family toxin, whose product MAQYVPKRNEIIWLDFEPTKGKEVGKYRPALVISSKEYNQQTGLLICCPISTSIRGQATEVPVNNLNKPSVVASSLIQTLSWKERNVKKITTAEPSVMEDVLQRLIPLIGADSLFDQ is encoded by the coding sequence ATGGCTCAGTACGTTCCTAAACGCAATGAGATTATTTGGTTGGACTTTGAGCCAACCAAAGGCAAAGAAGTCGGTAAATATCGTCCTGCCTTGGTGATTTCAAGTAAAGAATACAATCAGCAAACGGGTTTACTGATCTGTTGTCCAATTAGTACCAGTATTCGCGGTCAAGCAACGGAAGTTCCAGTAAATAATCTGAACAAACCAAGTGTCGTGGCATCCAGTTTGATTCAAACACTTTCATGGAAAGAGCGTAACGTGAAGAAGATCACCACCGCCGAGCCTAGCGTGATGGAAGATGTTTTACAGCGATTGATCCCGTTAATCGGGGCTGACTCATTATTCGACCAATAG
- a CDS encoding RnfH family protein: MKASVIYALPEEQFWKQLTLDAPATLLSAITESGVLNLYPEIDLNLSKVGVFGKVKPLDSELCEGDRVEIYRPITFVSPSDDEDDD, encoded by the coding sequence ATGAAAGCTAGCGTGATTTACGCCCTACCAGAGGAGCAATTTTGGAAACAACTCACACTTGATGCCCCAGCGACACTATTAAGTGCCATTACCGAGTCCGGCGTATTGAACCTCTATCCAGAGATCGATTTAAACCTCAGTAAAGTGGGCGTGTTCGGTAAGGTCAAGCCACTGGATAGTGAGTTGTGTGAAGGGGACCGAGTAGAGATCTATCGACCAATTACCTTTGTCAGTCCCAGTGACGACGAAGATGACGATTGA